Proteins co-encoded in one Oncorhynchus tshawytscha isolate Ot180627B linkage group LG34, Otsh_v2.0, whole genome shotgun sequence genomic window:
- the LOC112231654 gene encoding 40S ribosomal protein S6 has protein sequence MKLNISFPATGCQKLIEVDDERKLRTFYEKRMATEVAADPLGDEWKGYMVRISGGNDKQGFPMKQGVLTHGRVRLLLAKGHSCYRPRRTGERKRKSVRGCIVDANLSVLNLVIIKKGEKDIPGLTDSTVPRRLGPKRASKIRKLFNLAKEDDVRQYVVRRPLTKEGKKPRTKAPRIQRLVTPRVLQHKRRRIALKKQRTQKNKEEASEYAKLLAKRMKEAKEKRQEQIAKRRRLSSLRASTSKSESSQK, from the exons ATGAAG CTGAATATCTCGTTTCCTGCCACTGGCTGTCAGAAGCTGATTGAAGTGGATGATGAGCGCAAGTTGCGAACCTTCTACGAGAAGCGTATGGCCACAGAGGTGGCTGCTGATCCCCTGGGAGATGAGTGGAAG GGCTACATGGTGCGCATCAGTGGAGGCAATGACAAGCAGGGCTTCCCCATGAAGCAGGGTGTGCTGACCCATGGCCGTGTGCGTTTGCTGCTTGCCAAGGGCCATTCCTGTTACCGCCCCCGTAGGACAGGAGAGCGCAAACGCAAGTCTGTCCGTGGCTGCATCGTTGATGCCAACCTCAGCGTGCTGAACTTGGTTATCATCAAGAAAG gTGAGAAGGACATCCCCGGCCTGACCGACAGCACTGTGCCCCGCCGCTTGGGACCCAAGAGGGCCAGCAAGATCCGCAAGCTCTTCAACCTGGCCAAGGAGGATGATGTCAGGCAGTATGTTGTGAGGAGACCCCTGACTAAAGAAG GTAAGAAGCCCAGGACCAAGGCTCCCAGGATCCAGAGGCTAGTGACACCCCGTGTGCTGCAGCACAAGCGGCGCCGCATTGCCCTTAAGAAACAGCGCACCCAGAAGAACAAGGAAGAGGCTTCCGAGTACGCCAAGCTGCTGGCCAAGAGGATGAAG GAGGCTAAGGAGAAGCGCCAGGAACAGATCGCCAAAAGGCGCCGTCTCTCCTCCCTTAGGGCCTCCACATCCAAATCTGAGTCCAGCCAGAAGTGA